The Synechocystis sp. PCC 7509 genome includes a window with the following:
- the mltA gene encoding murein transglycosylase A, translated as MMKKIFGLLTSIGVAIALCPTPSIARVPLQVNKQAQDPNLGLDAQIWGENGQSGDWREVLKSIDSSLRYVNSPSALKAYRKYSSSGITRDRVRRSLVHFRKLVVAAKTPADLQQAVKRDFVFYRSTGRDGKGEVLFTAYYEPMYEASPVKTEKYRYPLYQLPNNFKRWSKPHPTRAQLEGKDGLLGAKSKLKGLELVWLSDRLDAFLAQIQGSARFALTDGTQMSIGYAAKTDYPYTSIGKELAKDGKLPLPGLTLPVMINYFTQKPWELNSYLPRNRSFVFFRKTYGAPATGSLGVPVTAERSIATDKSLMPPGALALIHTSLPFQGNSKGLFKNDPKTQMEYRSVSRYVLDQDAGSAIKGAGRVDYFMGTGKLAGDRAGVTGSRGQLYYLLLK; from the coding sequence ATGATGAAAAAGATATTTGGTTTACTGACCTCTATAGGAGTGGCGATCGCGCTTTGTCCTACCCCTTCCATCGCCCGCGTACCTCTGCAAGTAAATAAACAGGCTCAAGATCCCAACTTGGGGCTAGACGCGCAAATATGGGGTGAAAATGGTCAAAGTGGCGATTGGCGAGAGGTACTAAAGTCTATTGATAGCAGTTTGCGCTATGTAAATTCGCCTAGTGCGTTGAAAGCTTACCGAAAATATAGCTCTAGTGGTATTACCCGCGATCGCGTCCGTCGCAGTTTAGTTCATTTCCGCAAACTGGTAGTTGCCGCCAAAACTCCCGCCGATCTCCAGCAGGCGGTCAAACGAGATTTTGTTTTTTATCGTTCGACGGGCAGAGATGGTAAGGGAGAAGTTTTATTTACCGCCTATTACGAGCCAATGTACGAGGCTAGTCCCGTCAAAACCGAAAAATACCGTTACCCTTTGTATCAACTGCCTAACAACTTTAAAAGATGGTCTAAACCTCATCCTACTCGCGCCCAATTAGAAGGCAAAGATGGTTTGTTAGGGGCAAAAAGCAAGCTGAAGGGATTAGAATTAGTTTGGTTAAGCGATCGCTTAGACGCTTTTTTAGCTCAAATTCAAGGCTCGGCTAGGTTTGCTCTTACTGATGGTACTCAAATGAGTATAGGTTACGCGGCTAAAACCGATTATCCTTACACCAGTATTGGCAAGGAGTTAGCCAAAGATGGCAAACTGCCGCTTCCAGGCTTAACTTTACCTGTAATGATTAATTACTTTACCCAAAAACCTTGGGAACTCAATAGTTATTTACCCCGCAACCGCAGTTTTGTGTTTTTCCGCAAAACCTATGGAGCGCCAGCTACGGGGAGTTTAGGCGTACCTGTAACTGCCGAGCGCTCGATTGCTACCGATAAGTCTTTAATGCCTCCAGGGGCTTTAGCACTGATTCATACTAGCCTGCCTTTTCAAGGTAATTCCAAGGGGCTATTTAAAAATGATCCTAAAACGCAAATGGAGTATCGCAGTGTTAGCCGCTATGTTTTGGATCAAGACGCGGGGAGTGCGATTAAAGGTGCGGGACGAGTAGATTATTTTATGGGTACAGGAAAATTGGCAGGCGATCGCGCGGGAGTTACGGGTAGTAGAGGTCAATTGTATTATTTGCTACTTAAGTAA